Sequence from the Fusobacterium sp. JB019 genome:
AATTTATTCTCTATTTTTTATATTTTTAATTCTTATAAGCAATTTATTTTCACGAAAAATTTTTGCTTCTATACTAGGAATTAGTATTTTTATAGTTAAAATTATAGAACTTTTTATAAGATATACTATTTATTCCGAGAGTATTCATCAGTTATTACCTCTCCATTTATGTAATATTGCTTTAATTTTCGCTATAATATCAATGATTTTTAAATATAATTGTTTATTTCAATTAGTTTTTTATTTTTCTATTGGAGCTTTTTTTGCAATAATATTTCCTGAAAGTATTCCTCATTTTTATGATTTTAGAAATATCAGTTTTTTTCTAACTCATTTTTTTATTATTTTTGCAACATGGTATGAAATAATACACTTTAAATTTAGACCTAATCTAAGAGGATTAACTTTATCTTTTATATTTTTAAATATATTTGTCTTATTATCTTTTAAAGTAAATAGTCTATTTAATACTAATTTCATGTTTACTAACACTAAACCAAATATAGCTTCACCTTTAAATTATTTAGGTCCTTGGCCTTATTATATTGTAGTCAGTGAATTTATTTTTATATTTTTAGGTTACCTTTATTACCTACCTTTTAAAAGAAAAAAAATGAAATATTATTTATAAATTTAAAAAACTAAAAAAATTGGTCTCTATAATTTTATTATAGAGACCTCTCTTATTTTATTTATTTTATTAAAAAGTTCTTCACTTAAATTGACTTTATAAAAAACTTTATCATTATACCCTTTTTCTATTATATTTTCTTTATCATTTAACAACTTATCTATTTCTGAAACTTTATCATAAGAAAATTCAATTAAATATATCTCTTTTTTTACATACTCAATTATTTCAGAAGCTTGAACTGATAATTTAGCTGTTTTAGCATACGCTCTCACCAAGCCACCTGCACCTAGTTTTATTCCACCAAAATATCTAGTTGCTATAACTACTACATTATCTATTTCCATATATGTTAATATCTCTCCCATTGGTTTTCCTGAAGTGCCCTTTGGCTCTCCATCATCATCAACTTTAAAATATTCTTGTCCGTTTTCAATAACTTTATAAGCACTACAATTATGAGTTGCATCTTTATGTTTATTTTTTATCTCTTCTATATACTTTTCAGCTTCTTCTTTAGTTGTTACAGGTTTTATATAACCTATAAATTTAGACTTTCTTTCTTCAAATTCAATTTTTGTTTTTTCTTTTATTGTTTTCATTACATCCTCTCTTGATTCTTTAAATTAATTAAAAATGTATCTTTTATAAAAAAATTAATTTCTTTGTAAAAGAATATCAAAACTATAATAAAATAAATAAAAATTATATCCATTACTGTAATTTTAAAATTAATATTTATAGATAACCATGGAATTTTTCTAAGAATTATTAAAATTATATCCAATAATTTATATATTTGTTCCAAAAACCACCCACCTCCAAATTGTAACAAAAAATTTGGTAATAGCAAAGAAATAAATCCAAATAAAATAAAAAAGCTTCCTAAAAAAGTCAATACTATGTTTGGAATAAAAGCTAAAATAGCCATAGTTTTAAAAAAATAAATTGTTAATGGAATTAGCATTATTTGAAGCATTAGTAAAAAAACAAAAATATTTACTAATGCTACTCCTTTAAATTTCTTATATAATTTTATTTTTGGATAAATATTTATAATTGAAAACACAGAAATATAAGACATTAGAAAAGAAATATTAGAAAAAGAATTAGGATATAAAATTAAAGTTATAATAAAAGATAAAGCTAAAGATTTATTTATGTCTACTTTTTCATAAAAAATTATACTTGCTATATAAACGCTTCCCATAATATAGGCTCTAAATATAGAGGGACTTATTTTTATAGAAAAAACATATATTGTTAAAATTATAAATATCATTATATTTTTGATTTGTTTTTCCAATTCTAAAAATCCAAACATACAAGTTAATAATCCAATAATTATTCCAATATGTAATCCTGAAATTGCTAATAAGTGAGCTCCTCCTGAATAACGAAACATTTCTTTTATCTCTCTAGAAATAGATCTGCTTTCTCCTAAAATAACCCCTCTTAATAGATTATAGCACCCATTTGAAATATAATTTTTCACATTTTTTATTTTCATATTTAAATACTTTGTTGTTTTTGTTCCCTCTAGTTTTTCTTTTTTTAAAATTTTAACTTCTAATAAATTTTTATTTACTTTTGTTACTTGCCCTAAAATATTATATTCTCCATCTTCTATTCTTTCAAGAGAAACATACTTATTTTTAAAGTATAATTTATTATTTAAATTTATTAATTTTCCATATTCATTTATAACATTAGTTTTAAAATATATTTTATCTCCTTTATTTATAGTTGAAAAATTTATAAAAAAAATTATTCTTATTAAAAAAACAATAGGAAATATATAAAAAGAAACTTCTCTTCTTTTTAAAATTATAAAAAAAACTATTAAAAAAAATATTGTTATTTCTACTAAAAAATTTAAATCAACAAAATATAGCAAACTCTCCAATAAAAATAATTCTATTGC
This genomic interval carries:
- a CDS encoding ComEC/Rec2 family competence protein, translated to MEKVYIVAIELFLLESLLYFVDLNFLVEITIFFLIVFFIILKRREVSFYIFPIVFLIRIIFFINFSTINKGDKIYFKTNVINEYGKLINLNNKLYFKNKYVSLERIEDGEYNILGQVTKVNKNLLEVKILKKEKLEGTKTTKYLNMKIKNVKNYISNGCYNLLRGVILGESRSISREIKEMFRYSGGAHLLAISGLHIGIIIGLLTCMFGFLELEKQIKNIMIFIILTIYVFSIKISPSIFRAYIMGSVYIASIIFYEKVDINKSLALSFIITLILYPNSFSNISFLMSYISVFSIINIYPKIKLYKKFKGVALVNIFVFLLMLQIMLIPLTIYFFKTMAILAFIPNIVLTFLGSFFILFGFISLLLPNFLLQFGGGWFLEQIYKLLDIILIILRKIPWLSININFKITVMDIIFIYFIIVLIFFYKEINFFIKDTFLINLKNQERM
- a CDS encoding YigZ family protein, with amino-acid sequence MKTIKEKTKIEFEERKSKFIGYIKPVTTKEEAEKYIEEIKNKHKDATHNCSAYKVIENGQEYFKVDDDGEPKGTSGKPMGEILTYMEIDNVVVIATRYFGGIKLGAGGLVRAYAKTAKLSVQASEIIEYVKKEIYLIEFSYDKVSEIDKLLNDKENIIEKGYNDKVFYKVNLSEELFNKINKIREVSIIKL